From a region of the Latilactobacillus sakei genome:
- a CDS encoding NupC/NupG family nucleoside CNT transporter has protein sequence MYLLVNIIGLIVFVGLAFLFSKQKSQIKWRSIGIMMAINLFLAWFLTGFPIGRNIVMGAANGFNWLVQVAYTGIAFALPSWVAVKQMDFVTSVLLPILMIIPLFDILTYIGVLPWIIKWLGRGLSKVTGQPKFESFFAVEMMFLGNTEALAVSALQLKQMKGERNLTLAMMSMSCVTASIIGAYTQMMPGQFILTAIPINIINAIIVTNILNPVEVTPEEDTIATMSGSGSDTSDEQVDVQGKEPFFSFLGDSILNAGKLVLIITANVIAFVALAALIDKVLQLINPWITLEHLLGIIMFPFAWLMGLDVSHAFEFAQFMGTKLVTNEFVVMGKVTNTIGDFAPHYKAILTVFMTSFANFSTVGMIIGAFKGLVDKSKNNLIAKNVGYMLLSGILVSLLSAATVGLFVW, from the coding sequence ATGTATCTTTTAGTGAATATTATCGGTTTAATTGTCTTTGTCGGGTTGGCCTTTTTATTCTCGAAACAAAAGTCGCAGATTAAATGGCGTTCAATTGGTATTATGATGGCAATCAATCTTTTTCTAGCTTGGTTCTTAACCGGCTTTCCAATTGGCCGCAATATCGTTATGGGGGCGGCCAATGGGTTTAACTGGTTGGTGCAAGTCGCTTATACCGGGATTGCCTTTGCTTTACCAAGTTGGGTCGCCGTTAAGCAAATGGATTTTGTGACGAGTGTTTTGTTACCAATTCTAATGATTATCCCGTTATTCGATATTTTGACGTATATCGGGGTTTTACCATGGATTATCAAGTGGTTAGGGCGGGGCTTATCAAAAGTAACGGGCCAACCAAAGTTTGAATCATTTTTCGCAGTTGAAATGATGTTTTTGGGGAACACTGAAGCGTTAGCTGTTTCAGCATTACAACTCAAACAAATGAAAGGCGAACGGAACTTAACGTTAGCCATGATGTCAATGAGCTGTGTAACAGCGTCCATTATTGGGGCGTATACACAAATGATGCCGGGGCAATTTATTTTAACCGCGATTCCGATTAATATTATTAACGCGATTATTGTTACCAATATCTTGAATCCCGTTGAAGTGACCCCAGAAGAAGATACGATTGCAACGATGAGTGGTAGTGGGTCAGATACTTCCGACGAACAAGTAGATGTACAAGGTAAAGAACCCTTCTTTTCATTTTTAGGGGATTCAATCTTGAATGCTGGTAAGTTAGTTTTGATCATCACTGCTAACGTTATTGCCTTTGTGGCATTAGCTGCTTTGATTGATAAAGTCTTACAATTGATTAATCCTTGGATTACATTGGAACATCTTTTAGGGATTATCATGTTCCCATTTGCTTGGTTGATGGGCTTAGATGTTAGTCACGCTTTTGAATTTGCGCAGTTTATGGGGACTAAGTTAGTGACAAATGAATTTGTTGTGATGGGCAAAGTGACAAATACGATTGGCGATTTTGCACCACATTACAAGGCCATTTTAACGGTCTTCATGACCTCGTTTGCCAACTTCTCAACAGTCGGCATGATTATCGGGGCATTCAAAGGCTTAGTCGATAAATCGAAGAATAATTTAATTGCTAAAAACGTTGGGTATATGTTACTTTCTGGTATTTTAGTATCATTATTATCAGCAGCAACTGTTGGCTTATTCGTTTGGTAA
- the deoD gene encoding purine-nucleoside phosphorylase — MSTHIEAQQGDIAETVLLPGDPLRAKYIAETFLTDVHRYNTIRNAFGYTGYYKGQAISVQASGMGIPSISIYANELIQFYGVKRLIRVGTCGGLGTDVHVRDVVIAQSASTDSAIIQNTFGAGLYYAPTADFKLLMKAYQAAQQARIAVKVGNILSEDRFYNDEIDRQKLIQYGVLGSEMEAAALYMLAAKFNVQALAVLTISNHIITGEETSAEEREKSFNEMITVALEAGIA; from the coding sequence ATGAGTACACATATTGAAGCCCAACAAGGGGACATTGCAGAAACTGTTTTATTACCTGGTGATCCATTGCGCGCTAAATATATCGCTGAAACGTTTTTAACAGATGTGCATCGCTATAACACAATTCGGAATGCATTTGGTTATACCGGTTACTACAAAGGGCAAGCTATTTCAGTCCAAGCTTCTGGTATGGGGATTCCATCCATTTCAATTTACGCTAATGAATTAATTCAATTCTATGGTGTTAAACGGTTAATTCGCGTTGGCACTTGTGGCGGTTTAGGGACTGATGTTCACGTCAGAGACGTTGTCATCGCCCAATCCGCAAGTACAGATTCTGCTATTATTCAAAATACATTTGGTGCTGGGTTGTATTATGCACCGACGGCCGATTTTAAACTTTTAATGAAGGCTTACCAAGCAGCCCAACAAGCACGCATTGCGGTTAAGGTTGGTAATATCTTATCAGAGGATCGTTTTTACAACGATGAAATTGATCGACAAAAGCTAATCCAATATGGTGTTTTAGGTTCTGAAATGGAAGCTGCAGCACTTTATATGTTGGCAGCGAAGTTTAACGTTCAAGCATTAGCCGTGTTGACGATTAGTAATCACATCATTACCGGGGAAGAAACCTCAGCTGAAGAACGCGAAAAATCGTTCAACGAAATGATAACGGTTGCATTAGAGGCTGGTATTGCTTAA